DNA from Numida meleagris isolate 19003 breed g44 Domestic line chromosome 24, NumMel1.0, whole genome shotgun sequence:
TTCCCCCCAGTCGCCCCTCGCATCATGGTGGCCCCCAAACCCACCGTCACCGACATCGGCTCCGATGTGACGCTGACCTGCATGTGGTCCGGCAACCCCCCGCTGACCCTCACCTGGACCAAGAAGGAGTCCAACATGGTAGGGCCGAGCCAGGGGGGGCTCAAAGAGGGGCCATGCCCCCTCCTGGCCCCTGtgacccccccctccccccctccacCCATGCCCCCACGCAGGTGCTGAGCAACAGCAACCAGCTGTACCTGAAGTCGGTGACGCAGGCGGACGCGGGGCAGTACATCTGCAAAGCCATCGTCCCCCGCATCGGCGTGGGCGAGCGCGAGGTCACCCTCTATGTCAACGGTGAGCAGGCAGCACGGGGTCTAGTGCCACCCAGTGTCCCTTGGTGCCGCTAGGTCTCAGCAAGACCCCCGCGTGCCTCCCGCAGGGCCCCCCATCATCTCCAGTGAGGTGGTGCAGTACGCGGCGCGCGGCGACCGCGGCAAAGTGGAGTGCTTCATCGGCAGCACGCCGCCACCAGACCGCATCGTGAGTGGCACCGTGGGGGCACGGGGGGCACGGGGGACATCCCCTGAGGTGGCACTGATGCACACCTCCCCCCTGGCAGGCCTGGGCTTGGAAGGAGAACATTTTGGAGGCAGGGACGCTGGAGCGCTACACGGTGGAGAGGACCACCATGGGCAGCGGGGTGCTGTCCACCCTCACCATCAACAATGTGATGGAGGCCGACTTCCAGACCCACTACAACTGCACCGCCTGGAACAGCTTCGGGCCAGGCACCGCCATCATCCAGCTGGAGGAGAAAGGTCCCACACCACTGCCAGTGCCCTTCTCCCGTCCCCTGTCCCCCAGCTAACTGCCTGCCTCCTCATCCCCTGCAGAGGTCCTGCCCGTGGGCATCATCGCCGGGGCCACCATCGGGGCCAGCATCCTCGTCATCAGCTTCCTCGTGGCACTCGCCTGCTTCCTCTACCGGCGCCGGAAAGGAAGTGAGTGGGACTGGGGGCTGTGGATGAGGCTGCaaatggggacagggatgtTGTCCGTGGCAGCTGAGCCCACTGCTGTCCCTAGGTCGGAAGGATGTCACCCTGCGCAAGCTGGACATCAAGGTGGAGACGGTGAACAGGGAACCACTGACGCTGCATGCTGACCGGGAGGAGGACACAGCCAGCGTCTCCACTGCCACCCGTGTCATGAAGGCCATCTACTCGGTAAGGGATGGCTCACACCGGGGTCACAGTGCTGGGAGCACGGCAGGTGGCACTGGGGAGGAGCAAGCCCATCTCTCgctgcttctcctgcagtcGTTCAAGGATGACGTGGACTTGAAGCAGGACCTGCGCTGTGACACCATCGACACCCGCGAGGAGTACGAGCTGAAGGTCTGGGCCTGGTGTGGGAGCGAGGGGTGGAGGTGGAATGGGATGGGTTAAGGGTGAGgacgggatgggatgggatgggatgggatgggatgggatgggatggggatgggacgGGATGGGGATGGGAGTGGCGTGAGATGGGATGAGATGGAGATGAGGACAAAGACAGGGATGTCTTGAGGACGAGGACaaggacagggatggggatgggagcaTGGATGGAGCGTGGAAGAAGGAAGCTCTGTCTTGTGCCGGCTGCGtgcaggatgctcagaggaGGGCAAGGCCCGGCTCCTCACCCTGCCCAGCTCGGCTGCACACATCTCCCACCCTCCCTTCCCCGCAGGACCCAACCAACGGCTACTACAACGTCCGTGCCCACGAGGACCGCCCAGCCTCCCGCACTGTGCTCTACGCCGATTACCGTgcgccggggccgggccgtTACGACGCGCGCCCACCCTCACGTCTGTCCCACTCCAGTGGCTACGCTCAACTCAACACCTACAGCCGCGGCCCCGCGTCCGAGTACAGCGCCGAGGCGGCAGCGGGCACCGGGGCCCCTCCGGGTACAGCAGGCGGTGAAACAGCCAGCCAGCTCTCCTATGAGAACTATGGGGGGCACGCTGCCTTCCCGGCCGGCGGTGGCTACGGCGGGTACCGGCTGGGCTACGGGCAGCCCACCAGCCTGGAG
Protein-coding regions in this window:
- the KIRREL gene encoding kin of IRRE-like protein 1; translation: MALTQGTKRKVCYYYDRAGRRGAGPPRAPCPQRCRDGSMRLLFLCLLTLADCYGQAAQTRFVEEPEDQTVVAGQRIVLSCVVLNYSGIVQWTKDGLALGMGQGLKAWPRYRIVGTADSGQYNLEISDAELSDDAVYECQATEAALRSRRAKLTVLSKEQNRDAGHPDLAWITGTHIRQGCWMPRSSMDNGYTHQIGMLDTHLGRGAGCPHMAVLGLSLLTVPCSAGLGGSPLAPTLCHAEPQLSARGGSVHLPTDPPTVTLSIQPQTVQEGERVVFTCMATANPEIKGYRWAKGGVIIEEAKENRYDTQVDYTFFTEPVSCEVHNDIGSTNVSTLVDVHFAPRIMVAPKPTVTDIGSDVTLTCMWSGNPPLTLTWTKKESNMVLSNSNQLYLKSVTQADAGQYICKAIVPRIGVGEREVTLYVNGPPIISSEVVQYAARGDRGKVECFIGSTPPPDRIAWAWKENILEAGTLERYTVERTTMGSGVLSTLTINNVMEADFQTHYNCTAWNSFGPGTAIIQLEEKEVLPVGIIAGATIGASILVISFLVALACFLYRRRKGSRKDVTLRKLDIKVETVNREPLTLHADREEDTASVSTATRVMKAIYSSFKDDVDLKQDLRCDTIDTREEYELKDPTNGYYNVRAHEDRPASRTVLYADYRAPGPGRYDARPPSRLSHSSGYAQLNTYSRGPASEYSAEAAAGTGAPPGTAGGETASQLSYENYGGHAAFPAGGGYGGYRLGYGQPTSLERAPYDAYDPMGKYASATRFSYTSQHSDYGQRFQQRMQTHV